A region from the Streptomyces sp. 3214.6 genome encodes:
- the gap gene encoding type I glyceraldehyde-3-phosphate dehydrogenase, with protein MTIRVGINGFGRIGRNYFRALLEQGADIEIVAVNDLGDTATTAHLLKYDTILGRLKAEVSHTADTITVDGHTIKVLSERNPADIPWGELGVDIVIESTGIFTKKADAEKHIAGGAKKVLISAPAKDEDITIVMGVNQDKYDAANHHVISNASCTTNCVAPMAKVLDENFGIVKGLMTTVHAYTNDQRILDFPHSDLRRARAAAENIIPTTTGAAKATALVLPQLKGKLDGIAMRVPVPTGSATDLVVTLQREVTKDEVNAAFKKAADDGDLKGYLSYTEDPIVSSDIVGDPASCTFDSSLTMVQEGNSVKILGWYDNEWGYSNRLVDLTVFVGGQL; from the coding sequence GTGACGATCCGCGTAGGCATCAACGGCTTTGGCCGCATCGGTCGTAACTACTTCCGCGCGCTGCTGGAGCAGGGTGCTGACATCGAGATCGTGGCTGTCAACGACCTGGGTGACACCGCGACAACCGCACACCTCCTGAAGTACGACACCATCCTGGGCCGCCTCAAGGCCGAGGTGTCGCACACGGCCGACACGATCACGGTCGACGGCCACACCATCAAGGTGCTCTCCGAGCGCAACCCCGCCGACATCCCGTGGGGCGAGCTCGGCGTCGACATCGTCATCGAGTCGACCGGCATCTTCACCAAGAAGGCCGACGCCGAGAAGCACATCGCGGGCGGCGCCAAGAAGGTCCTCATCTCGGCTCCGGCCAAGGACGAGGACATCACCATCGTGATGGGCGTCAACCAGGACAAGTACGACGCGGCCAACCACCACGTCATCTCCAACGCCTCCTGCACCACCAACTGTGTGGCGCCGATGGCCAAGGTCCTCGACGAGAACTTCGGCATCGTCAAGGGCCTGATGACGACGGTCCACGCGTACACCAATGACCAGCGCATCCTGGACTTCCCGCACTCGGACCTGCGCCGCGCCCGCGCCGCCGCCGAGAACATCATCCCGACCACCACGGGCGCCGCGAAGGCCACCGCGCTGGTCCTCCCGCAGCTCAAGGGCAAGCTCGACGGCATCGCGATGCGCGTCCCGGTCCCCACCGGCTCGGCGACCGACCTGGTCGTGACGCTGCAGCGCGAGGTCACCAAGGACGAGGTCAACGCCGCGTTCAAGAAGGCCGCCGACGACGGCGACCTCAAGGGCTACCTGTCCTACACCGAGGACCCGATCGTCTCCTCGGACATCGTCGGCGACCCGGCCTCCTGCACCTTCGACTCCTCCCTGACCATGGTCCAGGAGGGCAACTCGGTGAAGATCCTCGGCTGGTACGACAACGAGTGGGGCTACTCCAACCGCCTCGTCGACCTGACGGTCTTCGTCGGCGGCCAGCTCTGA